The following DNA comes from Magnolia sinica isolate HGM2019 chromosome 18, MsV1, whole genome shotgun sequence.
ATCCTGGTCTTTAGGCCGGTagaaacagtgtggcccacctgatgaaaatcTCAGATCTGACAGACCAGTGCCATATTAGCACGTGTGTTTCCGTGTGGATGGGCAGGGCTCCAAACGCGTGTGGACTTAGCaaacctcatatatatatatatatatagtaatgatACGTTAAGATAAGACCATTAAACCAGTCTACCTAACCaaggttataaatcattaactacaAGACTGAAAAATATATATCCCATCTACATCAGCATCTCTGCCGTTCAATTTTTCAAGTATTTTGCAatcagatcaaggtgggcccttcaTCTGTATCATAAGTTGGTATTTTGAATGACGACAAACAGGGACAGCTCTGAGGggtaggcaggtgaggcaatcACCTAAGGCCCCCTAATTATGAAAGCCGTGTATTATAGCAAGATTtaaatttcttaattatgaaggtcttatattatagaaaaattaaaattaaaaagaagaaaaaaaagcctaaaatttttaaaataaaacttattgaaagACTTACAAAATAATAttatctaaaaattagtttacaaatttgaaattgaaaataaataacaaatcataaaaacaagtactatcaataataacagtctaactctatcgtctttttttaaaataatagcaTAATTatcaataaattcttctcctaaaacttAGGACCACgaatacctactttattgctaattaagttcttaaaaaattaaattctaatgtaatttttctaaattaaattctaacttcatttttctaaCAGTACAGTGGCACACCAATATCTAATTAGATTATTACTAGTGAATTGTTCTTTTTGCTAAACAGCAAAACAAGCGCACAACACAACGAACTTTTTTGCTAAGCAAAACAGCTTCTAAAGATAGATTTAAATGATTTAGCAATTTTATCTATCGAAACTGATTTATTGGATAAACTTGAATACAAAATTTTAATCAGTAATTTTGCATCTAAAAAGGCAATAAGCAAATTTatagtttaattttgaatttattaattttgtttttatttgttaAACCAAAAAACCTCATTTTTATAACTTGCCTAGCCCCCCGGGAATGTTGAGCCGCCCATGGCGACAAAGGATATTTTTTTCATTCTAATAGATAGAAAGCTTACCTTTTGCCCAAGCAAAGGACACAACACATGGGAACAAAGCAAACTGCTCGATGTATATACAAGAGGAGCTCCTATGTGAGACCAGGTGGGCCAGCTATGATCATGTCGGACAACAGCTGGATAGGAGTACCAAAACCGTGGATTTTAGATGACCCTAGAAGGATGCCTGATGGGTGACCAACGGCATCTGATTAAGGGACAGCTAAATGGACGATTAGAGCATTTCTAGTCATACCATTCATTTTGTGTGCCCTTAATCAGAGGGTTTTGATAATCTGATCGTAGTGAGTTTGGGTCCATGAGTAatccacagtggaccccacccatccAACGGTCATCACCGATCAAAGCTGATCCCAGCTTGAGTCAGGACAGTAGTCTGCACTGTAATAAGGTGCCAAGAAATTCTACTGGATCATATTACTCTGCAATAGGAATGCAAAGGCCTGGAACAAGTGCGTCGAATATGTACGCATGCTAACAATAGcaactactggacggtgctctgttggccctaacatgatgtatgtgttttatccatgccgtccatctattttttcagctaattttagggcataatccaaaaataaatcagatctaaatcttagctggaccacactacaagaaaacattagtgattgaacgcccacaattaaaaacatcctaggacccacctgtaatgtttattttctatccaacctcttgagtaggtcacacagacctggatgaatgaaaaacacaaatatcatgttgatccaaaagtttcgtggccaccaagaagtttttaatggtggacattcaatcaccactttaaCCTgttgtgtggtcaacctgagacgTGTATCTGCcctatttttggaatcatgctataaaataatgacccaaaatggatggacggcgtggataaaacacaaacatcatggtgggtcccataaaccACCGAACAGTACAGACGTCAGTTGAATATTggctttcatcaggtgggcccaccgttaACTTGCGCCGGCCGAAACACTACACATCAGTTGGGCCACTCGTTCAAATCGATCCTATGTCGTGGGTCTTCCCTTCTGCCCATTTTcttcatacatgtgtggcccacctgacgaacgGAACTGATCTGATCTCCGGACCAGGGCGTCcttgctgtgggtcccacctgatgagtggcctcTCGAACACCGTCCCTTGGCCTTTTTATGCCATGCATTCACTATCGCAGCTCTATGGAAGAACTGCTCCTTTGCTAAGGCTCTCACTTGCTTGAGATAATCATGGAATTGCACTACTCCTTCCTCCACTGCCTTGTCCAGTACATACATCACATCCTCTATGCCAGAGTCCGCCGCCACACTTTCTATGGTCCGTCTCGACTCTTCATCCGCACCTTCAAATCCTTCCTTCATCTCATCATGGGCGGAAACAACGGTGCTGATTGGATCATGAACTCTTAACCAGTTCTGCAATAAATCCGTCTGCTCTGCCATTGCTGCTAGCCTCTTCTTCAAGCTGGACCGTTCATGTTCAAGATCATATATCAAAGTCGACGTGATATCAGCTCGCTGGGCCAGCATCACCTGTAGGCCTGATAGATCGTTTACATCTTGCTCCGCTTGGGTGTGCATAGCCATCAGATCATAGTGGATGGACCCCATCAGACGGTCGAGAGCTTCTCTCTTCGAAACAAGAGATAGACTAGCAAAATTTGGAAAGTTAGTGGAAGGAAATGAAGTGGAATATGGAGGGTGGTAGGCCAAAATGTGGGAGAGGTTACGTATAAGGTCAGAGAGGTTTGATTGAGGGTAGCTCCAGGTTTGGAGGTATGATGAGATGGTCGCACCAGATGGATCAACGAACGGATGGTGGTGGATGATTTGGTTAGTGGGCCCTGATGAGAGGAAGACTAGAGGGGGTGTGATAGGGTAGCATTGATGGATCCATATGGTGAGGGGGATTGGAGGTGTATTGGAGGATACTGGTAGTGGACCACTGGCTTTGAAGAGATGGACGGTTGTGCCGTCATCATGTGTGAACATGTCGATCGATAGGCTGAGAGTGGGGAAGTCTTGGAGTAGGTTGAGGAGGTGTTCGCGGATGATCCATTTCCATTTGTGGCCATGTTCGGCGTAGGATAGAGCTCGTGGGCCGCTATTGGAGAGAGCTGCGTCGATGAATCGAACGGCTGGTAATGGTGCCATTGCTAGTGGTAATGGTGGAGAGTGGTGTTGGAAGGTTGCCTGAGAGATGAGATGAACGTAGACTTTATAGCAAGAGAGGAGATGAACGGTGGAATGAAGATTTTGATGGGCTAAAATGCTAGTTTACCACCGTTTTCTTTCAAGTTGTGATAGCTGATCAttcattgtacacgtggcatttatACATATCAAACTGGGGAATCGGAATCATTGGCCTGATTTCGGGTGGGccattcccaaaattgaaactGATGGAACTATTTTAAACACCATGGGCCctttgatttggatggtctggattggagAGCCACAAGGAAATTACAACTCAAAACGGTGATGAACTCACACGGCAACCTTTTGACCTTGCCAATTAATAATCGTTAGCGACTGCTTGTTATTGAGGGAAGATCCTACTGCTGCTGTTCATCAAACGTACTGTTTTCCTAAGTAGTTAGACTCCGTACACGTGGGGTCGTGTTTAAATGATCCAGATCGTTCATGTGAAGGGCCTCACCCTGGATGTGGAAACCCAAAGTAATCTCCCCAAATTTGAATTTCTCAagcctttgatcatttaactATCATTTGTACGGACCATTTTGGTAGGTGACCTTTTTGTGCCATTTAATATTTATGGTTATCAATGGAAGATCCATTTAGCCGTGTatctcatcagatcaatggtccggatcaccaaaccatggatccACATGCACGAAATCATATGCAAAGCAGGAATATATGCTTCCTCACGTGTAATGGGTGGACGACTTTTAATTATCTAACAAGTTGTTTTTTCAATCTTCCTTTTCCACGAAAGTTCAAAATCATCTTATAGTGACAAGGTGGGCTATCGAACTTATAGAGAGCAATCAAAGAAAGAGCCTATGTG
Coding sequences within:
- the LOC131232790 gene encoding protein ELC-like, with protein sequence MAPLPAVRFIDAALSNSGPRALSYAEHGHKWKWIIREHLLNLLQDFPTLSLSIDMFTHDDGTTVHLFKASGPLPVSSNTPPIPLTIWIHQCYPITPPLVFLSSGPTNQIIHHHPFVDPSGATISSYLQTWSYPQSNLSDLIRNLSHILAYHPPYSTSFPSTNFPNFASLSLVSKREALDRLMGSIHYDLMAMHTQAEQDVNDLSGLQVMLAQRADITSTLIYDLEHERSSLKKRLAAMAEQTDLLQNWLRVHDPISTVVSAHDEMKEGFEGADEESRRTIESVAADSGIEDVMYVLDKAVEEGVVQFHDYLKQVRALAKEQFFHRAAIVNAWHKKAKGRCSRGHSSGGTHSKDALVRRSDQFRSSGGPHMYEENGQKGRPTT